A window of the Haloarcula litorea genome harbors these coding sequences:
- a CDS encoding DUF1918 domain-containing protein, which yields MAFEEDDRVILHDEHSDYDGEEGTVTQVVETMFGDANYTVSFEDGQEQGVPEDNLEAAEE from the coding sequence ATGGCATTCGAAGAGGACGACCGCGTCATCCTCCACGACGAGCACAGCGACTACGACGGCGAAGAAGGGACCGTGACACAGGTCGTCGAGACGATGTTCGGCGACGCCAACTACACCGTCTCCTTCGAGGACGGCCAGGAGCAGGGCGTCCCCGAGGACAACCTCGAAGCCGCCGAGGAGTAA
- a CDS encoding RNA-binding protein gives MSSVPFHYVDLRTFCYATEDDKRVEQALRTFLPEETEVERAESEGHYGDRIVVLSARVENADEIRHVLSRVASLDDIDDVRAELDDRVDDNCSFFLTFDKQAAFRGEVRRGDGITLRAKVEAYPAKREKAVANARELLDDL, from the coding sequence ATGTCGTCGGTCCCGTTCCACTACGTCGACCTCCGGACCTTCTGTTACGCCACGGAGGACGACAAGCGCGTCGAGCAGGCCCTGCGGACCTTCCTGCCCGAGGAGACCGAGGTGGAGCGGGCCGAGAGCGAGGGCCACTACGGCGACCGCATCGTCGTCCTCTCGGCACGCGTCGAGAACGCCGACGAGATCAGACACGTCCTCTCGCGGGTCGCGAGCCTCGACGACATCGACGACGTCCGCGCGGAACTGGACGACCGGGTCGACGACAACTGTTCGTTCTTCCTCACGTTCGACAAGCAGGCCGCCTTCCGGGGCGAGGTCCGACGCGGCGACGGGATCACGCTGCGGGCGAAGGTCGAGGCCTACCCCGCGAAGCGGGAGAAGGCGGTCGCGAACGCCCGCGAACTGCTGGACGACCTCTGA
- a CDS encoding RNase P subunit p30 family protein translates to MYEAVYAHPDGDSTVARQALTAADHGFEGIVVRNHGDEAADYDGEAIADEYGVDVVDGIELRPDDRGRAGGLVGNYRSKRTIVAVRGGDRSINRFAVEHPAVDVLAHPMRGDGDFNHVLAKAAAENGVRVEFALGRVLRDSGGSRVRALQDLRKLRELVADADAPFVVSAGPTTHLQLRAPRELVALGEQIGFAAETVGEGLREWGRLAERNRRRTSESFVEPGVRIEDENDA, encoded by the coding sequence ATGTACGAGGCCGTCTACGCCCACCCCGACGGCGACAGCACCGTCGCCCGGCAGGCGCTGACGGCCGCCGACCACGGGTTCGAGGGGATCGTCGTCCGGAACCACGGCGACGAGGCGGCCGACTACGACGGCGAAGCGATCGCCGACGAGTACGGCGTGGACGTGGTCGACGGGATCGAACTCCGCCCCGACGACCGCGGCCGGGCCGGCGGCCTCGTCGGCAACTACCGCTCGAAGCGAACGATCGTCGCCGTCCGCGGCGGGGACCGGAGCATCAATCGATTCGCCGTCGAGCATCCGGCGGTCGACGTCCTCGCACACCCGATGCGCGGCGACGGCGACTTCAACCACGTCCTGGCGAAGGCCGCCGCCGAGAACGGCGTCCGCGTCGAGTTCGCCCTCGGCCGCGTCCTGCGGGACAGCGGCGGCAGCCGGGTCCGCGCGCTCCAGGACCTGCGCAAGCTCCGGGAACTGGTCGCGGACGCCGACGCCCCCTTCGTGGTCAGTGCCGGGCCGACGACTCACCTCCAGCTACGGGCCCCGCGCGAACTCGTCGCGCTCGGCGAGCAGATCGGGTTCGCGGCGGAGACGGTCGGCGAGGGGCTCCGCGAGTGGGGCCGCCTCGCGGAGCGCAACCGCCGGCGGACGAGCGAGTCGTTCGTCGAGCCCGGGGTCCGTATCGAGGACGAAAACGACGCTTGA
- a CDS encoding Rpp14/Pop5 family protein: MKHLPKHLRPRWRYLAVRVETWLDADLGRRAFQREVWYAAQNLLGDPGSADADLTVVDFDHDEGTGHAVVRVRRGETDAARAALACVDAVDGEPVGLRVAGTSGTLRACEEKYIRGPSESADQRQVVFGNASRRAVSRGERSDVRTDDAFVGATDLDFR, encoded by the coding sequence GTGAAACACCTCCCCAAGCACCTGCGCCCGCGCTGGCGCTACCTCGCGGTCCGCGTCGAGACGTGGCTGGACGCGGACCTCGGCCGCCGTGCGTTCCAGCGCGAGGTGTGGTACGCGGCACAGAACTTGCTCGGTGACCCCGGGAGCGCCGACGCCGATCTGACGGTCGTCGACTTCGACCACGACGAGGGGACCGGCCACGCGGTCGTGCGCGTCCGCCGGGGCGAGACCGACGCGGCGCGGGCCGCGCTGGCCTGCGTCGACGCCGTCGACGGCGAGCCGGTCGGGCTCCGGGTCGCGGGGACGAGCGGGACGCTCCGAGCCTGTGAAGAAAAGTATATACGCGGCCCGTCGGAATCAGCGGACCAGAGACAGGTCGTGTTCGGGAACGCCAGTCGGCGCGCCGTCAGCCGCGGAGAGCGGTCCGACGTCCGCACCGACGACGCGTTCGTGGGCGCGACGGACCTCGATTTCCGATAA
- the psmA gene encoding archaeal proteasome endopeptidase complex subunit alpha: protein MQGQNQQQAYDRGITIFSPDGRLYQVEYAREAVKRGTASIGVRTSDGVVLAVDKRVRSPLMERSSVEKIHKADDHIGIASAGHVADARQLIDVARRQARVNQLRYDEPMGVETLTKEITDYIQQYTQVGGARPFGVALIIAGIADGEPRLYETDPSGTPYEWKALAIGADRGDIRDYLEEHYDEGMDLDAGIDLALSSLASVTEDGLSPEGIGVAVIDVDTEQFRELSDEEKEEHLAGADILASDEADAADEDTEE from the coding sequence ATGCAGGGTCAAAACCAACAGCAGGCGTACGACCGCGGCATCACCATCTTCTCCCCGGACGGGCGGCTCTACCAGGTCGAGTACGCTCGCGAGGCCGTCAAGCGCGGCACCGCGAGCATCGGCGTCCGGACGAGCGACGGCGTCGTCCTCGCGGTGGACAAGCGGGTGCGGTCCCCGCTGATGGAGCGCTCCTCCGTCGAGAAGATCCACAAGGCCGACGACCACATCGGCATCGCGAGCGCCGGTCACGTCGCCGACGCCCGCCAGCTCATCGACGTGGCCCGCCGGCAGGCGCGGGTCAATCAGCTCCGCTACGACGAGCCGATGGGCGTCGAGACGCTGACCAAGGAGATCACCGACTACATCCAGCAGTACACCCAGGTCGGCGGCGCGCGACCGTTCGGCGTCGCGCTCATCATCGCCGGCATCGCCGACGGCGAACCCCGCCTCTACGAGACGGACCCCTCGGGGACCCCCTACGAGTGGAAGGCACTGGCCATCGGGGCCGACCGCGGGGACATCCGTGACTACCTGGAAGAGCACTACGACGAGGGGATGGATCTCGACGCGGGGATCGACCTCGCGCTCTCGTCGCTCGCGTCGGTCACCGAGGACGGCCTCTCGCCGGAGGGGATCGGCGTCGCCGTCATCGACGTCGACACCGAGCAGTTCCGCGAGCTCTCCGACGAGGAGAAAGAAGAACACCTCGCCGGTGCCGACATCCTCGCGAGCGACGAGGCGGACGCCGCCGACGAGGACACCGAGGAGTAA
- a CDS encoding ribosome assembly factor SBDS, with amino-acid sequence MISLDEAVTARLESHGQRFEVLVDPDAALAIKRGEFDGDLEEVIAAEDVFEDASRGDRPPENMLEEVFDTTDPMAIIPEVIKQGEIQITAEQRREMQEQKHKQLVNKIARNAVNPQMDDAPHPPERIESALEETDFRVDPMEPVEGQVDEALDALRPVIPIRFDEVTVAVQVPADYAGSAQAQIRQFGDLEREEWQSDGSWVGVLTFPAGMQNDFYDLVNEHTSGEAETRIIRDEDDISTRG; translated from the coding sequence ATGATATCGCTTGACGAGGCAGTGACGGCACGCCTCGAGTCCCACGGCCAGCGGTTCGAGGTGCTCGTCGACCCGGACGCGGCGCTCGCGATCAAGCGGGGGGAGTTCGACGGCGACCTGGAGGAGGTCATCGCCGCCGAGGACGTCTTCGAGGACGCCTCGCGGGGCGACCGACCGCCGGAGAACATGCTCGAAGAGGTGTTCGACACCACCGACCCGATGGCCATCATCCCGGAGGTCATCAAGCAGGGCGAGATCCAGATCACGGCCGAACAGCGCCGGGAGATGCAGGAACAGAAGCACAAACAGCTCGTCAACAAGATCGCGCGCAACGCCGTCAACCCCCAGATGGACGACGCCCCCCACCCGCCCGAGCGCATCGAGTCGGCGCTGGAGGAGACGGACTTCCGGGTCGATCCGATGGAGCCGGTCGAGGGCCAGGTCGACGAGGCGCTCGACGCCCTGCGTCCGGTCATTCCCATCCGGTTCGACGAGGTCACGGTCGCGGTGCAGGTCCCGGCCGACTACGCGGGGAGCGCGCAGGCCCAGATCCGGCAGTTCGGGGACCTCGAACGCGAGGAGTGGCAGTCCGACGGCTCGTGGGTCGGCGTGCTGACGTTCCCCGCGGGGATGCAGAACGACTTCTACGACCTCGTCAACGAACACACCAGCGGCGAGGCCGAGACCCGGATCATCAGGGACGAGGACGACATCAGCACGCGAGGCTGA
- a CDS encoding FUN14 domain-containing protein encodes MEPFTLQLDGLGLQQMGLEFGAGGLIGGVIGFAAKKVAKIIAILVGMELALFKFLETRGILEVNWQAIGGAAQDATATGTQTAAGQPPGWVTSLLSALPVSAGFTGGFLVGFKKG; translated from the coding sequence ATGGAACCGTTCACACTCCAACTGGACGGACTCGGCCTCCAGCAGATGGGGCTCGAGTTCGGCGCTGGCGGCCTCATCGGCGGGGTCATCGGCTTCGCCGCCAAGAAGGTCGCGAAGATCATCGCCATCCTGGTCGGGATGGAGCTGGCGCTGTTCAAGTTCCTCGAGACGCGTGGCATCCTCGAAGTGAACTGGCAGGCCATCGGGGGCGCGGCCCAGGACGCGACGGCGACCGGGACACAGACCGCCGCCGGCCAGCCCCCGGGCTGGGTCACGTCGCTGCTCTCCGCGCTGCCGGTCAGCGCGGGCTTCACCGGCGGGTTCCTCGTCGGCTTCAAGAAGGGATAA
- the hflX gene encoding GTPase HflX, whose product MTATHTTERAVLAKRVDSGTADTEEIRDLARAAGYDVVGEITQTRTEDPAYHLGEGKVTRLANAVAREEATAVVFDNQLGPYQTYNIGNELPKGVRVIDRFRLILEIFGQRAQTRKAQLQVELAELRYELPRAEAKASLAKRDERPGFIGLGEYDESREEDIKKQISNIRDELASIEETEQHRREQRRESGFDLVALAGYTNAGKSTLLRRLAEDLDIDENEDRHPDLDTTAESEDRLFTTLGTTTRRAEVGKREVLVTDTVGFIQDLPHWLVESFKSTLDSVYRADLVLLVVDVSESVAEIREKLVTSHDTLYERNEAPIVTVLNKTDKVDDEELRRKRDALSKLAPNPVAVSAKEGLNVDALAERIDDELPDYERERLVLPMTDETMSVVSWIHDHANVEDVDYGDQVVIEFEARPAVVEQSRAKAGDLVGASA is encoded by the coding sequence GTGACGGCGACACACACCACCGAGCGTGCGGTACTCGCGAAGCGTGTCGACAGCGGGACCGCCGACACCGAGGAGATCCGCGATCTCGCGAGAGCGGCGGGCTACGACGTGGTCGGGGAGATCACACAGACCAGGACGGAGGACCCGGCCTACCACCTCGGCGAGGGGAAGGTGACCCGACTGGCGAACGCGGTCGCCCGCGAGGAGGCGACGGCGGTCGTCTTCGACAACCAACTGGGGCCGTACCAGACGTACAACATCGGGAACGAACTCCCGAAGGGGGTCCGGGTCATCGACCGGTTCCGTCTCATCCTGGAGATCTTCGGCCAGCGCGCCCAGACCCGGAAGGCACAGCTCCAGGTCGAACTCGCGGAGCTGCGGTACGAACTGCCCCGGGCCGAGGCGAAGGCCAGCCTCGCGAAACGCGACGAACGGCCCGGCTTCATCGGGCTGGGCGAGTACGACGAGTCCCGCGAGGAGGACATCAAGAAGCAGATCTCGAACATCCGGGACGAGCTGGCGTCCATCGAGGAGACCGAGCAACACCGGCGGGAACAGCGCCGGGAGTCCGGGTTCGACCTCGTGGCGCTGGCGGGCTACACCAACGCCGGGAAGTCCACGCTGTTGCGCCGGCTGGCCGAGGACCTCGACATCGACGAGAACGAGGACCGCCACCCCGACCTCGACACCACCGCCGAGAGCGAGGACCGGCTGTTCACGACGCTGGGGACGACCACTCGGCGAGCGGAGGTCGGCAAGCGCGAGGTGCTGGTGACCGACACCGTCGGCTTCATCCAGGACCTCCCCCACTGGCTCGTCGAGTCGTTCAAGTCGACGCTGGACTCGGTCTACCGGGCGGACCTCGTCCTGCTGGTCGTCGACGTCTCCGAGTCCGTCGCGGAGATCCGGGAGAAACTCGTGACGAGCCACGACACTCTCTACGAGCGCAACGAGGCACCCATCGTCACCGTGCTCAACAAGACCGACAAGGTCGACGACGAGGAGCTCCGGCGCAAGCGCGACGCGCTCTCGAAGCTCGCGCCCAACCCCGTCGCCGTCAGTGCCAAGGAGGGGCTGAACGTCGACGCGCTGGCCGAGCGCATCGACGACGAACTGCCGGACTACGAGCGCGAGCGGCTCGTCCTCCCGATGACCGACGAGACGATGAGCGTCGTCTCGTGGATCCACGACCACGCCAACGTCGAGGACGTCGACTACGGCGATCAGGTCGTCATCGAGTTCGAGGCCCGGCCGGCCGTCGTCGAGCAGTCCCGCGCGAAGGCCGGCGACCTCGTCGGCGCGTCGGCCTGA
- a CDS encoding NAD(P)H-hydrate dehydratase — MLTGSEMAVVDENAAALGVPRKQLMESSGNAVARAVRDLVAPGDSVTIVAGRGNNGGDALVAARFLDDYDPRVLLLGRPETIATDIARENWAALRQSEYDTEQVRDSTAVDLGDPDLVVDAMLGTGISGALREPAATAAAAMDEADAPVLSVDVPSGLDAEDGTLADDAVDADRVVTFHDTKPGLDALDAEVTVADIGIPDAAELFVERGDLQRLARDPASHKGDNGEVLVVGGGPYTGAPALSAQAALRAGADLVRVAAPETVAREIQGYSENLIVEAYDGDHLAPDHVPAIADRAAAHDTVVLGPGLGGADETLAAVEDLLGSLDGTAVVDADALQVVPGVDTDATLVCTPHQGELRKMGGETSDDWRERAALVESFAADIGHTLLVKGPYDVVSDGDRTRVNRTGNPGMTVGGTGDVLAGVTGALAAVQDPRHAAAIAAHAVGDAGDAVVEERGYGLVATDLLEAVPTALWGEN, encoded by the coding sequence ATGCTCACTGGCTCCGAGATGGCCGTCGTCGACGAGAACGCGGCGGCGCTGGGCGTGCCGCGCAAGCAGTTGATGGAGTCCTCGGGCAACGCCGTCGCCCGCGCGGTCCGGGACCTCGTCGCCCCCGGCGACAGCGTGACGATCGTCGCCGGCCGGGGCAACAACGGCGGGGACGCGCTGGTCGCCGCCCGCTTCCTCGACGACTACGACCCCCGCGTGCTGTTGCTCGGCCGCCCGGAGACGATCGCCACCGACATCGCGCGCGAGAACTGGGCGGCGCTCCGACAGAGCGAGTACGACACCGAACAGGTCCGCGACTCGACGGCCGTCGACCTCGGCGATCCGGACCTCGTCGTCGACGCGATGCTCGGGACCGGGATCAGCGGGGCGTTGCGGGAACCCGCCGCGACGGCCGCCGCGGCGATGGACGAGGCCGACGCGCCGGTCCTCTCGGTGGACGTCCCCTCCGGCCTAGACGCCGAGGACGGCACCCTGGCCGACGACGCCGTCGACGCCGACCGCGTCGTCACTTTCCACGACACCAAGCCGGGGCTGGACGCCCTCGACGCGGAGGTGACCGTCGCCGACATCGGCATCCCCGACGCCGCCGAGCTGTTCGTCGAGCGGGGCGACCTCCAGCGGCTCGCGCGGGACCCCGCGAGCCACAAGGGCGACAACGGCGAGGTGCTGGTGGTCGGCGGCGGCCCCTACACCGGCGCGCCGGCCCTCTCCGCGCAGGCGGCGCTCCGGGCCGGCGCGGACCTCGTCCGCGTGGCGGCACCCGAGACCGTCGCCCGCGAGATCCAGGGCTACTCCGAGAACCTGATCGTCGAGGCCTACGACGGCGACCACCTCGCGCCCGATCACGTCCCGGCCATCGCGGACCGGGCGGCCGCCCACGACACCGTCGTCCTCGGGCCGGGCCTGGGCGGTGCCGACGAGACGCTGGCGGCCGTCGAGGACCTCCTCGGATCGCTCGACGGGACCGCCGTCGTCGACGCCGACGCCCTGCAGGTCGTCCCCGGCGTCGACACCGACGCGACGCTGGTCTGTACGCCACACCAGGGCGAGCTCCGAAAGATGGGCGGCGAGACCAGCGACGACTGGCGCGAACGGGCCGCCCTCGTCGAGTCGTTCGCGGCCGACATCGGCCACACGCTGCTGGTCAAGGGGCCGTACGACGTGGTCTCCGACGGCGACCGGACGCGGGTCAACCGCACCGGGAATCCGGGGATGACCGTCGGCGGCACCGGGGACGTGCTCGCCGGCGTCACGGGCGCGCTGGCAGCCGTCCAGGACCCGCGGCACGCCGCGGCCATCGCCGCTCACGCGGTCGGCGACGCCGGCGACGCGGTCGTCGAGGAGCGCGGCTACGGGCTCGTGGCGACGGACCTCCTGGAGGCGGTTCCGACGGCGCTGTGGGGCGAGAACTGA
- a CDS encoding acylphosphatase: MSRERAHVYVSGRVQGVYFRATTRDTAREAGVDGWVRNLDDGRVEAVFEGEPDDVDAMIEFCHEGSSRADVTDVEVREEDPEGLDGFDVRW; encoded by the coding sequence ATGTCACGAGAGCGCGCACACGTCTACGTCAGCGGCCGCGTGCAGGGCGTCTACTTCCGGGCGACGACGCGGGACACCGCCCGCGAGGCGGGGGTCGACGGCTGGGTCCGGAACCTCGACGACGGCCGGGTCGAGGCCGTCTTCGAGGGCGAGCCCGACGACGTTGACGCGATGATCGAGTTCTGTCACGAGGGGAGTTCGCGGGCCGACGTCACCGACGTCGAGGTCCGCGAGGAGGACCCGGAGGGGCTGGACGGGTTCGACGTCCGGTGGTGA